The following are encoded in a window of Pseudomonas sp. JQ170C genomic DNA:
- a CDS encoding AAA family ATPase → MEHREALIALRTFLSTQILGQEKLVERLLIVLLADGHMLVEGAPGLAKTKAIKELAEGVEAEFHRIQFTPDLLPADITGTEIYRPETGSFVFQQGPIFHNLVLADEINRAPAKVQSALLEAMAERQVSVGRSTYELSPLFLVMATQNPIEQEGTYPLPEAQLDRFLMHVKIGFPDASVERRILQQARGEALNGEAKPERRVSQTAIFAARKEILGLYMADAVEEYLVQLVMATRTPAKFDLELADWIAYGASPRGSIALDRCARAHAWLAGRDFVSPEDIQAVLFDVLRHRIILSFEAEAAGIDQDRVIQRILDVVAVA, encoded by the coding sequence ATGGAACACCGTGAGGCGCTGATCGCGCTGCGCACCTTTCTTTCAACCCAGATCCTGGGCCAGGAAAAACTCGTCGAGCGCTTGCTCATTGTGCTCCTTGCCGACGGCCACATGCTGGTCGAAGGCGCCCCGGGCCTGGCCAAGACCAAGGCCATCAAGGAACTGGCAGAAGGCGTCGAGGCCGAGTTCCATCGTATCCAGTTCACCCCCGACCTGCTCCCGGCCGACATCACCGGCACCGAGATCTATCGCCCGGAAACCGGCAGCTTTGTCTTCCAGCAAGGGCCGATCTTCCACAACCTGGTGCTGGCCGACGAAATCAACCGCGCCCCGGCCAAGGTCCAGTCCGCCCTCCTCGAAGCCATGGCCGAGCGCCAGGTCAGTGTCGGGCGCAGCACCTATGAACTGTCGCCGTTGTTCCTGGTCATGGCCACCCAGAACCCGATCGAGCAGGAAGGCACCTACCCGCTGCCCGAGGCCCAACTCGACCGGTTCCTGATGCACGTGAAAATCGGCTTCCCGGATGCCTCGGTGGAGCGCCGTATTCTCCAGCAGGCCCGTGGCGAGGCGCTCAATGGCGAGGCCAAGCCCGAACGGCGGGTCAGCCAAACGGCCATCTTCGCCGCACGCAAGGAAATTCTCGGCCTGTACATGGCCGATGCGGTAGAGGAATACCTGGTGCAACTGGTCATGGCCACCCGCACCCCGGCCAAGTTCGACCTGGAGCTGGCCGACTGGATCGCCTATGGCGCCAGCCCGCGTGGCTCCATTGCCCTGGATCGCTGCGCACGGGCCCACGCCTGGCTGGCCGGGCGCGACTTTGTCAGCCCCGAAGACATCCAGGCGGTGCTGTTCGACGTGCTGCGCCACCGCATCATTCTTTCCTTCGAGGCCGAGGCCGCCGGGATCGATCAGGACCGGGTGATCCAGCGCATCCTCGACGTCGTCGCCGTCGCCTGA
- a CDS encoding DUF58 domain-containing protein: MPERLLAAPGIRISLAELIEMRHRVREVQLFSRPGQRSPLVGLHHSKLRGRGVDFDQVRVYQAGDDVRNIDWRVTARTQEPHTKLFHEERERPIFILVEQSQRLFFGSGLMFKSVLAAQAAALIGWAALGHNDRIGGLVFGDNEHYEIKPRRSKQSLLQLLNRLARVNQSLHTEAQPQADSLGLALRRAREVLRPGSLAIIICDERALSPTVEQQLSLLARHCDLLLLPLSDPLDHALPAAGLLRFAQHGAQLELDTLDPTLRQSYRQQSDARIERWELLAQKLRVVLMPLSTQSEMIEQLREYLNAQRPGKAQ; this comes from the coding sequence ATGCCCGAACGCCTGTTGGCCGCGCCCGGAATCCGTATCAGCCTCGCCGAGCTGATCGAGATGCGCCATCGCGTGCGTGAAGTGCAGCTGTTCTCCCGGCCCGGCCAGCGCAGCCCGCTGGTAGGCCTGCACCACTCCAAGCTGCGTGGCCGTGGAGTCGATTTCGACCAGGTGCGGGTCTACCAGGCCGGCGACGATGTGCGCAACATCGACTGGCGGGTGACGGCACGTACCCAGGAGCCCCACACCAAGCTGTTTCACGAAGAGCGCGAGCGGCCGATTTTCATCCTTGTCGAGCAAAGCCAACGCCTGTTCTTCGGCTCCGGGCTGATGTTCAAGTCGGTACTCGCCGCGCAAGCCGCAGCCCTGATCGGCTGGGCCGCGCTGGGCCACAACGACCGCATCGGCGGCCTGGTGTTTGGCGATAACGAGCACTACGAGATCAAGCCCCGGCGCAGCAAGCAGAGCCTACTGCAACTGCTCAACCGCCTGGCCCGGGTCAACCAGTCACTGCACACCGAGGCCCAGCCCCAGGCCGACAGCCTGGGCCTGGCCCTGCGCCGTGCCCGCGAGGTGCTGCGCCCGGGAAGCCTTGCGATCATCATCTGCGACGAGCGCGCCCTGAGCCCGACCGTGGAGCAACAGCTGAGCCTGCTGGCGCGCCACTGCGACCTGCTCCTGCTGCCGCTGTCCGACCCCCTCGACCATGCCCTGCCCGCCGCCGGCCTGCTGCGCTTTGCCCAGCACGGTGCACAGCTTGAGCTCGACACCCTCGACCCCACCTTGCGTCAGAGCTACCGTCAACAAAGCGATGCACGCATCGAGCGCTGGGAACTGCTGGCGCAAAAACTGCGGGTGGTGCTGATGCCCTTGAGCACCCAGAGCGAAATGATCGAGCAATTGCGCGAATACCTGAATGCGCAACGACCGGGGAAAGCCCAGTGA
- a CDS encoding DUF4381 domain-containing protein, translated as MNPLEQLQPLIAPPPVGWWPLAPGWWVLLALLPLLAWGLWRFRHWRPGKKPIVRAELPLDPIRVEALAELARLPKPYDGEPAGAWLQQINALLKRLCRNHYPGSHSHTLNGRQWLAFLDNRCPAAGLTRWMVLVEGAYKPECKLDDKAIAGLNQAVETWIRKHV; from the coding sequence GTGAACCCGCTGGAGCAACTGCAACCACTGATCGCCCCGCCGCCTGTTGGCTGGTGGCCCTTGGCGCCGGGATGGTGGGTGTTACTGGCCCTGCTGCCGCTGCTGGCCTGGGGCCTGTGGCGCTTTCGCCACTGGCGCCCGGGCAAAAAGCCCATCGTGCGCGCCGAGCTGCCCCTGGACCCGATCCGCGTCGAAGCCCTGGCGGAGCTTGCCCGCCTGCCCAAACCCTACGACGGCGAACCGGCCGGTGCCTGGCTGCAGCAGATCAATGCCTTGCTCAAGCGCCTGTGCCGTAATCACTATCCCGGCAGCCACAGCCATACCCTCAACGGTCGCCAGTGGCTGGCCTTTCTCGACAACCGCTGCCCGGCCGCCGGCCTGACCCGCTGGATGGTGCTGGTCGAAGGCGCCTACAAACCCGAGTGCAAGCTCGACGACAAGGCCATTGCCGGGCTCAATCAGGCGGTCGAAACCTGGATCCGCAAACATGTTTGA
- a CDS encoding vWA domain-containing protein, whose protein sequence is MFELAWPWIFVLFPLPWLARLLLPAADSGEPVLKVSFLDELEGLAGRRARLNLPTWRQQAPFVLVWLLLLFAAARPQWLGEPLPVAASGRDLLVAVDVSGSMDFPDMHWQGEEVSRLSLVKALLGDFLEERQGDRVGLVLFGSQAYLQAPLTFDRRTVRTFLDEAQIGIAGKNTAIGDAIGLALKRLRQRPAQSRVLVLVTDGANNGGQIHPLTAARLAAQENVRIYTIGIGADPETSGTAGQLGINPSLDLDEASLREIAEQTGGTYFRARDGEELQAIDNALDRLEPVAQQPTQARTAQALYSWPLALALLLSLLLVIREQWPDNLLQRLLRRPSFLAPHPQWRERLKRLRLRRRR, encoded by the coding sequence ATGTTTGAGTTGGCCTGGCCGTGGATCTTCGTGCTGTTTCCGTTGCCTTGGCTGGCACGCCTGCTGCTGCCTGCCGCCGACAGCGGCGAGCCGGTGCTCAAGGTCAGCTTCCTGGATGAACTCGAAGGCCTTGCCGGACGCCGCGCGCGCCTGAACCTGCCGACCTGGCGGCAACAGGCCCCCTTTGTGCTGGTCTGGCTGTTGCTGCTGTTCGCCGCCGCCCGCCCACAATGGCTGGGTGAGCCCTTGCCGGTGGCCGCCAGCGGCCGCGACTTGCTGGTGGCAGTGGATGTGTCCGGCTCCATGGACTTCCCCGACATGCACTGGCAGGGCGAAGAAGTCAGTCGACTGAGCCTGGTCAAAGCCCTGCTCGGCGACTTTCTCGAGGAACGCCAGGGTGATCGCGTGGGGCTGGTCCTGTTCGGCAGCCAAGCGTACCTGCAGGCGCCCCTGACCTTCGACCGGCGTACCGTACGCACCTTTCTCGACGAAGCGCAGATCGGTATCGCCGGCAAGAACACCGCCATCGGCGACGCCATTGGCCTGGCGCTCAAGCGCCTGCGCCAGCGTCCGGCCCAGAGCCGGGTGCTGGTGCTGGTGACGGACGGCGCCAACAATGGCGGGCAGATCCACCCACTGACCGCCGCACGCCTGGCTGCCCAGGAGAACGTACGCATCTACACCATCGGCATCGGTGCCGACCCAGAGACGTCCGGCACCGCAGGCCAGCTCGGCATCAACCCGAGCCTGGACCTGGACGAAGCCTCGCTCAGGGAAATCGCCGAGCAGACCGGCGGCACCTACTTCCGCGCCCGTGACGGCGAGGAACTGCAAGCCATCGACAACGCCCTCGACCGCCTGGAGCCGGTGGCCCAGCAGCCCACCCAGGCGCGTACCGCCCAAGCGCTGTACAGCTGGCCGCTGGCTCTGGCCCTGTTGCTCAGCCTGTTGCTGGTGATCCGCGAACAATGGCCGGACAATCTACTGCAACGCCTGCTGCGCCGGCCGAGCTTCCTCGCCCCGCACCCGCAATGGCGCGAGCGGCTCAAACGCCTGCGTCTGAGGAGACGCCGATGA
- a CDS encoding vWA domain-containing protein codes for MIDLWPQWLRPAWLIVLPLLVWLLWKLWHRQKRAGRWQMILPPSFHAVLLGGGNGRTSKLPWIALGLAWLLTVLALLGPSWQRLEETRQRPADPLVILLELTPQMLAEDAQPSRLEQARRKILDVLEHRRDSQTAIIVYAGSAHTLVPLSDDLATSRNLLEALTPSIMPQAGQRADLAVRKGLALLAQAGLGQGRLLLVGSSLSPQEREGISQALGRQGPSLLMLGIGSAEGTPVKQANGEFLKDDQGGILMPRLDSASLRSFINSTGGRYRTARIDDLDLRGLRLFDSPKRLRGDGQTLQLDSWADQGYWLLLPLLLLAACAGRRGWLFCLPLLLVLPQPSHAFEFNDLWLRPDQQGQRLLEQQRPAEAAEHFVDRQWKGLALYEAGDFNGAARLFAQGSSAADHYNRGNALARSGELEAAVDAYEQALERQPELQAALSNKALVERLMQERQAEKPEQPPQDTEQNSPEAQADNASNAQNNQAPASEKPAQQPSDADKDADSDSEQAQNLANNGDDEQTTQPPKRPLDSTLDAEQRQALEQWLRQIPDNPSELLRRKFWYEQQQHQEPHR; via the coding sequence ATGATTGACCTATGGCCGCAATGGTTGCGCCCGGCCTGGCTGATCGTGCTGCCGTTGCTCGTCTGGCTGCTGTGGAAACTCTGGCACCGACAAAAGCGCGCCGGCCGCTGGCAGATGATCCTGCCCCCCAGCTTCCATGCCGTGCTGCTCGGCGGTGGCAATGGCCGCACCAGCAAATTGCCGTGGATCGCCCTGGGCCTGGCCTGGCTGCTCACCGTGCTGGCACTGCTGGGCCCCAGTTGGCAGCGCTTGGAAGAAACCCGCCAGCGTCCGGCCGACCCGCTGGTGATCCTGCTGGAGCTGACCCCGCAGATGCTCGCCGAGGATGCCCAGCCCAGCCGCCTGGAACAGGCCCGGCGCAAGATCCTCGATGTGCTCGAGCATCGTCGCGACAGCCAGACCGCCATCATTGTCTATGCCGGCAGCGCCCACACCCTGGTGCCGCTGTCGGACGACCTGGCCACCAGCCGCAACCTGCTCGAAGCCCTCACCCCATCGATCATGCCCCAGGCCGGGCAGCGGGCCGATCTGGCTGTGCGCAAGGGGCTTGCCCTGCTGGCCCAGGCAGGCCTGGGCCAGGGGCGCCTGTTGCTGGTGGGGTCGTCCTTGAGCCCCCAGGAGCGTGAAGGCATCAGCCAGGCCCTCGGTCGCCAGGGCCCCAGCCTGCTGATGCTGGGGATCGGCAGCGCCGAGGGCACCCCGGTCAAGCAGGCCAATGGTGAATTCCTCAAGGATGACCAGGGCGGCATCCTCATGCCCCGGCTGGACAGCGCCAGCCTGCGGTCATTCATCAACAGCACCGGTGGACGCTACCGCACCGCCCGTATCGACGACCTGGACCTGCGCGGCCTGCGCCTGTTCGACTCGCCCAAACGACTGCGCGGCGATGGCCAGACCCTGCAGCTGGACAGTTGGGCCGACCAGGGCTATTGGCTGCTGCTACCGCTGCTTCTGCTGGCGGCCTGCGCCGGACGGCGCGGCTGGCTGTTCTGCCTGCCCCTGTTGCTGGTACTGCCGCAGCCGAGCCATGCCTTCGAGTTCAATGACCTGTGGCTGCGGCCCGACCAGCAAGGCCAGCGCCTGCTCGAACAACAGCGGCCGGCCGAAGCCGCCGAACACTTCGTGGACCGTCAATGGAAAGGCCTGGCCCTCTATGAGGCGGGCGACTTCAATGGCGCCGCCCGCCTGTTCGCCCAGGGCAGCAGCGCCGCCGACCACTACAATCGCGGTAATGCCCTGGCCCGCAGCGGTGAGCTGGAGGCGGCCGTGGATGCCTATGAACAGGCCCTTGAGCGTCAACCGGAGTTGCAGGCAGCACTGAGCAACAAAGCCCTGGTCGAGCGCCTGATGCAGGAGCGTCAGGCTGAAAAACCCGAACAGCCGCCCCAGGACACCGAGCAGAACTCGCCCGAAGCCCAGGCAGACAACGCCAGCAACGCACAGAACAACCAGGCCCCGGCCAGCGAGAAGCCCGCGCAGCAGCCCAGCGACGCCGACAAGGATGCCGACAGCGACAGCGAACAGGCACAGAACCTGGCCAACAATGGCGATGACGAACAAACCACCCAGCCGCCCAAGCGACCGCTGGACAGCACCCTGGATGCCGAACAGCGCCAGGCCCTGGAACAATGGCTGCGGCAGATCCCGGACAATCCGTCCGAACTGCTGCGACGCAAGTTCTGGTACGAACAGCAACAACATCAGGAACCCCATCGATGA
- a CDS encoding BatD family protein: protein MSRVCVFVLGLFLCVQAQAAALLATVDRTRLNAGETLELTLQTQDVTQFGKPDLSPLEPHFEVRGTRQVNSLNSLDDQAGGTRWIITLLPRQSGSVEVPALQIGDLRSEPISLQVLAEAASNENHGPVFIDASLDQPEVYVQAQAVLTLSIYHSVPLYDDSSLSPLQLADAKVEPLGESRTFEKDIDGVRHGVIEMRYAIYPQHSGDLTIPVLTFSATAAQTDTDQELNTPRAGKQVHVSSTPLVLTVNPIPADYPANAPWLPTSNLSLEEHWSPDPAQQQTQIGDSLTRTVIVQAEGLSSAQLPPLPATEVVGLRRYPDQPQLRNQVNDRGLLGIREEREALVPTHSGTLELPAQEVFWWNTREDHLEHSSLPARSLQIQDNPALSADKPASVDPLSTSGRPLWPWQLSTFILALTTLLGFALWWRARSQPAILRAAQAGPSPRTLLDDLKRACQANDPQATRQALDAWARQQPETLAEMAARFVPLSDALDGLNGALYSETGQYWQGDELWRAIGTIPAAEQIQPATSDNGSLPPLYPK from the coding sequence ATGAGTCGCGTCTGCGTCTTTGTGCTCGGCCTCTTTCTCTGCGTTCAGGCCCAGGCCGCGGCGCTGCTTGCCACGGTCGACCGCACCCGCCTGAACGCTGGCGAAACCCTGGAGCTGACCCTGCAGACCCAGGACGTGACCCAGTTCGGCAAGCCCGACCTGAGCCCGCTGGAGCCCCATTTCGAGGTGCGGGGCACCCGTCAGGTCAACAGCCTCAACAGCCTTGACGATCAGGCTGGAGGCACCCGCTGGATCATCACCCTGCTGCCACGCCAGAGCGGCAGCGTAGAAGTCCCGGCATTGCAGATCGGCGATTTGCGCAGCGAACCCATCAGCCTGCAGGTGCTGGCCGAAGCGGCCAGCAACGAAAACCACGGCCCGGTATTCATCGACGCCAGCCTCGACCAGCCTGAAGTCTATGTGCAGGCCCAGGCGGTACTGACCCTGAGCATCTATCACTCGGTGCCCCTCTACGATGACAGCAGCCTGAGCCCCTTGCAGCTGGCCGACGCCAAGGTCGAACCGCTGGGCGAATCGCGCACCTTTGAAAAGGATATCGACGGGGTACGCCACGGTGTGATCGAAATGCGCTACGCCATCTATCCCCAGCACAGCGGCGATCTGACCATACCGGTCCTGACCTTCAGCGCCACCGCCGCCCAGACCGACACGGATCAAGAACTGAACACCCCCAGGGCCGGCAAACAGGTGCACGTCAGCTCCACGCCGCTGGTCCTTACCGTCAACCCGATTCCCGCCGACTACCCGGCCAACGCGCCGTGGCTGCCGACCAGCAACCTGAGCCTGGAAGAACACTGGAGCCCGGACCCGGCCCAGCAACAAACCCAGATCGGCGACTCCCTGACCCGTACCGTGATCGTTCAGGCCGAGGGCTTGTCCAGCGCCCAGCTACCGCCGCTACCGGCCACCGAAGTGGTCGGCCTGCGCCGCTACCCGGACCAGCCGCAACTGCGCAATCAGGTCAATGACCGTGGCCTGCTCGGAATTCGCGAAGAGCGCGAAGCCCTGGTCCCGACCCACAGCGGCACCCTCGAGCTACCCGCCCAGGAGGTGTTCTGGTGGAACACCCGCGAGGACCACCTTGAGCACAGCAGCCTGCCGGCGCGCAGCCTGCAGATCCAGGACAACCCGGCCTTGAGCGCCGACAAGCCGGCCAGCGTCGACCCCCTCAGCACCAGCGGGCGCCCGCTCTGGCCGTGGCAACTGAGCACGTTCATCCTGGCCTTGACCACCCTGCTGGGCTTTGCCCTCTGGTGGCGGGCGCGTTCGCAACCGGCCATCTTGCGTGCCGCGCAGGCCGGCCCCAGCCCGCGCACCTTGCTGGATGACCTCAAGCGCGCGTGCCAGGCCAACGATCCCCAGGCCACCCGTCAGGCCCTGGATGCCTGGGCGCGCCAGCAACCGGAAACCCTGGCCGAAATGGCCGCCCGCTTCGTGCCGCTGTCCGATGCACTGGACGGTCTGAACGGTGCCCTCTACAGCGAAACCGGGCAGTATTGGCAGGGTGATGAACTCTGGCGTGCCATTGGCACCATACCGGCGGCCGAACAGATCCAGCCGGCCACCAGCGACAACGGCAGCCTGCCGCCGCTCTACCCCAAATAA
- a CDS encoding exonuclease SbcCD subunit D C-terminal domain-containing protein: MRLFHTSDWHLGQTLHGQERDFEHACFLDWLLGQLKLRQPDALLIAGDIFDTVNPPVKAQERLYDFIVQAHEQQPKLNIVMIAGNHDSGSRIELPAPLMRRLRTHALGRVQWLDEGVLDSDRLLIPLTNARGKVTAWCLALPFLRPAEVTGAHLGDDYLRGIRQVHERLIEAALERRKPGQALIAVSHAHMAGGSISEDSERSLIIGNAEALPASLFSKDISYVALGHLHKPQRVNREERIRYSGSPIPLSFSEIGYQHQILEIELDGATLASVESRLVPRAVHLQRLGPAPLSEILEHLADLPVIDLLEDPQRQPWLEIRVQLDEPQPDLRQQLETALQGKAVRLVRIGAEYAGNRAGEDLDEDALVELGQMTPHELFSRAWAQAYGSAVDDQTLADFALLLQDVQHEEEQP; the protein is encoded by the coding sequence ATGCGTCTGTTTCACACCTCCGACTGGCACCTGGGTCAAACCCTGCATGGCCAAGAACGCGATTTTGAACACGCCTGCTTTCTTGACTGGCTGCTCGGCCAGCTCAAGCTGCGCCAGCCCGATGCCCTGTTGATCGCCGGCGACATCTTCGACACGGTCAACCCACCGGTCAAAGCCCAGGAGCGTCTCTACGACTTCATCGTCCAGGCCCACGAACAGCAACCCAAGCTGAACATCGTGATGATTGCCGGCAACCATGACTCGGGCTCTCGTATCGAGCTGCCGGCGCCGCTCATGCGGCGCCTGCGCACCCACGCCCTGGGCCGGGTGCAGTGGCTCGACGAAGGCGTCCTCGACAGCGACCGGCTGCTGATCCCGCTGACCAACGCCCGCGGCAAGGTCACCGCCTGGTGCCTGGCCTTGCCGTTCCTGCGCCCGGCCGAAGTGACCGGCGCCCATCTGGGCGACGATTACCTGCGCGGTATCCGCCAGGTCCACGAGCGCCTGATCGAGGCCGCGCTCGAACGGCGCAAGCCGGGCCAGGCACTGATCGCCGTGAGCCACGCACACATGGCCGGCGGTTCGATCTCGGAAGACTCCGAACGCAGCCTGATCATCGGCAACGCCGAAGCCTTGCCTGCCAGCCTGTTCAGCAAGGACATCAGCTACGTGGCCCTGGGGCATCTGCACAAGCCGCAGCGGGTCAACCGCGAAGAGCGTATTCGCTACAGTGGTTCGCCGATCCCGCTGTCGTTCTCCGAGATCGGTTATCAGCACCAGATCCTCGAAATCGAACTGGACGGCGCCACGCTGGCCAGCGTCGAGTCGCGCCTGGTGCCGCGGGCGGTGCACTTGCAGCGCCTGGGCCCGGCGCCGCTGAGCGAGATTCTCGAACACCTGGCCGACTTGCCGGTGATCGACCTGCTTGAAGACCCGCAACGCCAGCCCTGGCTGGAGATCCGGGTGCAACTGGACGAGCCGCAACCCGACCTGCGCCAGCAACTGGAAACCGCGTTGCAGGGTAAAGCCGTGCGCCTGGTGCGCATCGGCGCCGAATACGCCGGCAACCGCGCAGGCGAGGACCTGGACGAGGATGCACTGGTGGAGCTGGGGCAAATGACCCCGCACGAACTGTTCAGCCGTGCCTGGGCCCAGGCCTACGGCAGCGCCGTGGACGACCAGACCCTGGCCGATTTCGCCCTGCTGCTGCAGGACGTCCAGCACGAGGAGGAGCAGCCATGA